A stretch of bacterium DNA encodes these proteins:
- a CDS encoding helix-turn-helix transcriptional regulator, which produces MTDQLNAWLLAAGGFQTIFLSVLLMRRTTDRAKPWLVLLMAALAVQIFSKAAAKSWMMHHATSLYQFSYLLPWWVPIFLYGYVRVAMGEPAWRKFDSLFLVFPIAGFWLSWMGLRWGYDLLSSVWIAGSIQIVHLGVLTWKMLQLVREKNAERFVRRFVIAIVAAELLIIFALHAATFFFLDSPVIRLFFLSLSVFVYWATFEALRHRTESVQPSDKYAHSGLSEADVGTLYGRIHSSMLSHKLFLEPDLTIDRLASVVNLPRHHISQAINSVEKRNFYEFVQQFRVAEAVRLLRSPEHDHLTIAAIAYESGFNSLSSFNDAFKKIVKTTPSAFRRDRNTLVITTYTFDAA; this is translated from the coding sequence ATGACCGATCAACTGAATGCCTGGCTTTTGGCTGCCGGCGGATTTCAAACCATTTTCTTGTCTGTTCTCTTGATGCGCCGAACGACAGATCGTGCTAAACCGTGGCTTGTTTTACTTATGGCAGCACTGGCAGTCCAGATTTTTTCAAAAGCCGCAGCAAAGAGCTGGATGATGCATCATGCGACTAGTTTATACCAATTCTCATATTTGTTACCGTGGTGGGTTCCGATTTTTCTTTACGGATATGTACGGGTCGCGATGGGAGAACCTGCTTGGAGGAAATTTGATTCGCTCTTCCTTGTTTTTCCCATTGCCGGATTCTGGCTCTCATGGATGGGTTTGCGATGGGGCTACGACCTGCTTTCGAGCGTATGGATCGCAGGATCGATTCAGATCGTACATTTGGGTGTCCTGACTTGGAAAATGCTTCAACTTGTCAGGGAAAAGAACGCCGAACGGTTTGTACGTCGCTTTGTGATTGCTATTGTAGCGGCGGAACTTCTAATAATCTTCGCCCTTCATGCCGCGACATTTTTCTTTTTGGACTCGCCCGTGATTCGACTGTTCTTTCTGTCGTTGAGTGTCTTTGTTTACTGGGCTACATTTGAAGCGCTTCGACATCGAACTGAGTCCGTACAGCCGAGTGATAAATATGCTCATTCCGGTCTGTCGGAAGCGGATGTGGGGACATTGTATGGTCGGATCCATTCCTCCATGTTGTCCCATAAACTGTTCTTGGAGCCTGATCTGACCATCGATCGTTTGGCGTCTGTCGTCAACCTTCCTCGTCACCATATTTCACAGGCTATTAATTCTGTCGAAAAAAGAAATTTTTATGAATTTGTTCAACAATTTCGTGTCGCGGAGGCCGTTCGACTCCTGCGGAGCCCTGAACACGATCATCTGACGATTGCCGCGATTGCCTACGAATCCGGATTCAATTCACTCTCAAGTTTCAACGACGCTTTCAAAAAAATCGTAAAAACCACACCTTCCGCATTCCGCCGGGACAGAAACACGCTTGTAATTACTACCTATACCTTCGATGCTGCTTAA
- a CDS encoding dienelactone hydrolase family protein has protein sequence MKRIVAIWMFLYNGFGVCQDKPFVFRPPNTTGIVVKADILFSQADGKELFFDLYQPRESRNRPILIFLNMVGGPQRTWGIYKGWGIAAAADGLAAINFDTRSDRAEEVFDSLIEYLRKNGQSLGVDPDRIAVYAASANMNRGMRLMMDSARTYLKAGLAFYGNSEINSFRMDLPILVIRSGLDNVLTNSAVDFLFKKAIHANAPWSLINYSGGHHGFEVEDPNDYSVYLIRTVLQFAKNHLENPKLHESGLGELVTPLAKLLRAASDSVRATPQKGAAWQKLAVYQVRSGQYAECLASYREAIRLGSSNYGDMGLKALEAAAMAGNTEEAILWTSRLQEVGWIANWNILEIPQYSSLQKNSDYVAAYDKLRQRSNRFLLLHVFSEFGVDSARVVLARDISLYPKIAPYSEFSLNWIGYQLLNRQKTKEALDVFNWMLREYSPSLYGMDGLADTYEAMQDRKNSELWTKKCLDALKSSNLSESAINGFRKSAEDRLQRLKK, from the coding sequence ATGAAACGGATTGTGGCAATTTGGATGTTTCTCTATAATGGGTTTGGAGTGTGTCAAGATAAGCCATTTGTTTTTCGTCCGCCGAACACGACAGGGATTGTTGTCAAGGCGGATATTTTATTTAGTCAGGCGGACGGCAAGGAGCTTTTTTTTGATCTCTATCAGCCGCGGGAGTCACGGAATAGGCCGATTCTGATCTTCCTCAACATGGTAGGCGGCCCGCAACGAACATGGGGAATCTACAAAGGATGGGGAATAGCCGCGGCCGCGGACGGGTTGGCGGCAATCAACTTTGACACCCGTTCCGATCGTGCGGAGGAGGTTTTTGACTCCCTGATCGAATATTTGAGAAAGAACGGACAATCGCTCGGAGTAGATCCCGATCGGATTGCTGTGTACGCAGCTTCAGCTAATATGAATCGAGGGATGAGACTAATGATGGATTCGGCTCGCACATATCTGAAGGCGGGTTTGGCTTTTTACGGGAATTCTGAAATTAACTCCTTTCGTATGGATCTGCCTATACTGGTGATTCGATCAGGTTTAGACAATGTTTTGACGAATTCCGCAGTTGACTTTCTGTTTAAAAAAGCCATTCACGCAAATGCTCCCTGGAGTCTGATCAACTACTCAGGCGGACACCATGGGTTTGAAGTGGAGGATCCGAACGATTACTCTGTTTACTTGATTCGAACAGTTCTTCAATTTGCAAAAAATCATTTGGAAAATCCAAAACTTCATGAATCGGGTCTCGGTGAACTTGTAACTCCACTTGCTAAACTTCTTAGAGCAGCGTCAGATTCTGTGCGAGCTACACCGCAAAAGGGGGCGGCGTGGCAAAAGTTGGCAGTTTATCAAGTTCGTTCCGGTCAATACGCGGAGTGTTTGGCGTCGTACCGAGAGGCCATTCGCCTGGGATCCTCAAATTACGGTGATATGGGACTCAAAGCTCTGGAAGCGGCGGCCATGGCGGGAAACACTGAGGAAGCGATTCTGTGGACGAGTCGCCTTCAGGAAGTGGGCTGGATTGCAAACTGGAATATCCTCGAAATTCCGCAATACTCTTCCCTGCAAAAGAATTCAGACTACGTGGCTGCCTATGATAAACTTCGGCAAAGATCAAATCGATTTTTATTGCTTCATGTTTTTTCAGAATTCGGTGTCGATTCAGCGCGGGTCGTCTTGGCCCGAGATATATCGCTTTATCCGAAGATCGCTCCCTATTCGGAATTTTCATTGAACTGGATAGGATACCAGCTTTTGAATCGTCAAAAAACAAAAGAAGCGCTCGACGTTTTCAACTGGATGCTGCGGGAGTATTCTCCATCTCTTTACGGCATGGATGGTCTTGCCGATACGTATGAGGCAATGCAGGATCGAAAGAATTCCGAATTATGGACCAAGAAATGTCTGGACGCGCTGAAATCAAGTAACCTTTCGGAATCGGCCATCAATGGTTTTCGCAAGAGTGCGGAAGATCGCTTACAGAGATTAAAAAAGTGA
- a CDS encoding SUMF1/EgtB/PvdO family nonheme iron enzyme, which produces MGSDSLAEASPVHRAAVNEFWMGETEVTVEQFQAFVAETGYITEPETLGGGWIRDSAGFTKKSDASWKNPYFALVNAQPVVFVTRRDAEAYCIWLSRRSGLAIHLPSEVKWEYACRGGQRIEFVNGWTAENSGMRIHDVAQKAPNHFGLYDIQGNVWEWTADDYANYTKESVADSARRNDGSRGAVMRGGSYAFPVSFASVFFRQPGHGAIARAQDLGFRVVISPE; this is translated from the coding sequence ATGGGGTCGGACAGCCTTGCCGAAGCTTCACCCGTACATCGTGCAGCTGTGAATGAATTCTGGATGGGGGAGACGGAAGTGACGGTTGAGCAATTTCAGGCCTTCGTAGCGGAGACGGGATATATCACAGAACCCGAAACCCTTGGCGGCGGTTGGATTCGCGATTCAGCCGGCTTTACGAAGAAATCTGACGCGTCGTGGAAAAATCCTTACTTTGCGCTGGTCAATGCTCAGCCGGTTGTTTTCGTCACCCGCCGGGATGCGGAGGCCTATTGTATTTGGTTGAGCCGGCGATCCGGATTAGCGATCCATTTGCCCTCGGAGGTTAAATGGGAATATGCGTGTCGTGGAGGGCAGAGGATAGAGTTTGTCAATGGTTGGACGGCAGAAAATAGCGGGATGCGAATTCATGACGTGGCTCAGAAAGCGCCCAATCATTTCGGGTTGTATGATATTCAGGGCAATGTTTGGGAATGGACAGCCGATGATTATGCCAATTACACGAAGGAGAGTGTGGCCGATTCCGCCCGGCGAAATGATGGCTCGCGCGGCGCTGTGATGCGAGGCGGGAGTTATGCGTTTCCGGTATCATTCGCATCCGTTTTTTTCAGGCAGCCTGGCCACGGCGCAATTGCACGAGCTCAAGACCTTGGCTTTCGGGTCGTTATTTCTCCTGAGTGA